aggtggacgcaacaggatccgcgccactggaacacgaagagccagaaggttgccgcaacaggatccgcttcggtagaacacaaagaccagaaggtgggcacagcaggatccacttcgccagaacacgaagaccagaaggttgccataacaggatccgtcccgccggaacacgaagaccagaaggtgtccgcaaaaggatccggtcagcttgaacatgaagagcagacggcagccgcagcagagtccattccttcctggcacgaagagcagaaggtggtcgcagcacggtccgcgccgccggaacacgaagaccagaaggtggctacaaaagtattcgctccgtcggaacacaaagaggagaaggtggccacagcaggttccgcgcctccctggcatgaagagtagaaggttgccgcagcagaatccacacctccctggcacgaagagcaaaaggtggacgcaacaggatccgcttcgttagaacacaaagaccagaaggtgggcacagcaggatccacttcgccggaacatgaagaccagaaggtttccataacaggatccgcaccgccagaacacgaagagcagaaggtgggcacagcaggatccacttcgccggaacatgaagactagaaggtttccataacaggatccgcaccgccagaacacgaagagcagaaggttgctgcaacaggatccgctgagctggaacactacgaccagaaggttgccgcaacaggatccgctccgcgggaacgcaaagaccagaaggttgccgctggaacacgaagagtagactgcggccgcaagatgattcgctcctcgatgattggcggccaccttctgttcttcaacagaaggtggccgccaaccagatctgcttcgccggaacacgaagaccagaaggtggacgcaacaggatccgcgccactggaacacgaagagccagaaggttgccgcaacaggatccgcttcggtagaacacaaagaccagaaggtgggcacagcaggatccacttcgccagaacacgaagaccagaaggttgccataacaggatccgtcccgccggaacacgaagaccagaaggtgtccgcaaaaggatccggtcagcttgaacatgaagagcagacggcagccgcagcagagtccattccttcctggcacgaagagcagaaggtggtcgcagcacggtccgcgccgccggaacacgaagaccagaaggtggctacaaaagtattcgctccgtcggaacacaaagaggagaaggtggccacagcaggttccgcgcctccctggcatgaagagtagaaggttgccgcagcagaatccacacctccctggcacgaagagcaaaaggtggacgcaacaggatccgcttcgttagaacacaaagaccagaaggtgggcacagcaggatccacttcgccggaacatgaagaccagaaggtttccataacaggatccgcaccgccagaacacgaagagcagaaggttgctgcaacaggatccgctgagctggaacactacgaccagaaggttgccgcaacaggatccgctccgcgggaacgcaaagaccagaaggttgccgctggaacacgaagagtagactgcggccgcaagatgattcgctcctcgatgattggcggccaccttctgttcttcaACAGAGGGTGGCCGCCAACCAGATCTCCTTCGCCGGAACactaagaccagaaggtggacgcaacaggatccgcgccactggaacacgaagcgccagaaggtttccgcaacaggatccgttccgccggaacttgaagaccagaaggtgtccgcaacaggatccggtctgcttgaacacgaagagcagacggcagccgcagcagagtccatgccttcctggcacgaagagcagaaggtggacgcaacaggatccgcgccactggaacacgaagagccagaaggttgccgcaacaggatccgcttcggtagaacacaaagaccagaaggtgggcacagcaggatccacttcgccagaacacgaagaccagaaggttgccataacaggatccgtcccgccggaacacgaagaccagaaggtggacgcaacaggatccgcgccactggaacacgaagagccagaaggtttccgcaacaggatccgttccgccggaacttgaagaccagaaggtgtccgcaacaggatccggtcagcttgaacatgaagagcagatggcagccgcagcagagtccattccttcctggcacgatgagcagaaggtggtcgcagcacggtccgcgccgctggaacacgaagagcagaagctgGCCACAACAGGATCctcgccgccggaacacgaagaccagaaggtggctacaaaagtattcgctccgtcggaacacaaagaggagaaggtggccacagcatcttccgcgcctccctggcatgaagagtagaaggttgccgcagcagaatccacacctccctggcacgaagagccaaaggtggacgcaacaggatccgcttcggtagaacacaaagaccagaaggtgggcacagcaggatccacttcgctggaacatgaagaccagaaggttgccataacaggatccgcaccgccagaacacgaagagcagaaggttgctgcaacaggatccgctgagctggaacactacgaccagaaggttgccgcaacaggatccgctccgcgggaacgcaaagaccagaaggttgccgctggaacacgaagagtagactgcggccgcaagatgattcgctcctcgatgattggcggccaccttctgttcttcaacagaaggtggccgccaaccagatctgcttcgccggaacacgaagaccagaaggtggacgcaacaggatccgcgccactggaacacgaagagccagaaggttgccgcaacaggatccgcttcggtagaacacaaagaccagaaggtgggcacagcaggatccacttcgccagaacacgaagaccagaaggttgccataacaggatccgtcccgccggaacacgaagaccagaaggtgtccgcaaaaggatccggtcagcttgaacatgaagagcagacggcagccgcagcagagtccattccttcctggcacgaagagcagaaggtggtcgcagcacggtccgcgccgccggaacacgaagaccagaaggtggctacaaaagtattcgctccgtcggaacacaaagaggagaaggtggccacagcaggttccgcgcctccctggcatgaagagtagaaggcgacggagctgctggaccgcagctgtgcgcagCCGGTGAGTGTTGTCCATAAAATTGAtgtgtccggagcacgcagtcaagatgcAGCAGAGTACAGATTACAGCTtccggtgtaatcccggggtgACATCTCTGACGGAGGTTGTCCCCCTGGGCCTGCTGTCATTGCGACCCTTACAACGGTGGCTAAACAGCTTCTGTCAGGACTCATTGCTGGACCGTCGACGGCGACTCCATGTGTCTGGTTACTTCCTGATTACTCTTGCACCGTGAGGCCGCTGGTCTTTCCTGTCGGCGGGCGTTCTGCTGGGTGTGGTGCCGGCCCGCTGCAAGGTTGTCACCACCGATGCCAGCCTCATCAGAGGGTCCTTTAGGAGGACCACACACTGCTGGTGGTGGCCGcctttgttttccctgctttctttcagtcctCGTTGAGTCATTGTATTTGCTGCACCATGTTTCCTGCACCTGTGAGTCCTGCCTGTTTTCAAGTAGTAGGTTTATTCCCAGCTTTGGTTTGTAATTTTTATCTTGTGTTGTATTCTGTTTGTTCtatgtttaaattaaattatgatTAAGAGCACACCTGCCACACCTCACTCTGCCTCCCCACACTTGGGTCCACAACCTCCCACAAACCCTGACAGAATGACTCGACCACCGATGGACCTAGAGGGGGCGATATCGAAGCTGTTGCTTCAAGCCGAGGCAATGCAGATTCAAAGACTTTTAACTGAGTCTTCGGTGGATGAAGCCCTGCGGTGTCTGGCTGCGGCCAGAGAATTGCGGTCTGGCGCACGCCAGCCGCTCTCTGGCCCTGTGCCAGCGGCGCGCGTCCTGCGGCCTCCACCCGACTCTGCTGAGGTGGCGCCGCACATCCTGCTGCCGCCACCCGACTCTGCTCCGGTGGCGCAGGTCCTTCTGCCGCCACCTGACCCAGTCCCGGCGGCACACGTTCTGCTGCCGCCACCCGACCCAGTTCTGGCCTCGCATGACCAGCTGCCTGCTCCTGTTCCGGCGTCTCATGACCAGCTGCCGCCACCTGCTCCTGGCGGCGCACGACCTGTGGCCACCCTCTTGTCCTTGTCCGTGGCGCACGCCCTGCAGCCGCCTTCACCCCTCGTCTGGCGActtggacgccctcctgaacggcCCCGCCGGGCACCCCTTGTCTGGCGACCTGGAAGCCCTCTTAAACAACGGCACTGCCGGGCCCCCTTCATCCGGCGTcctggacgccctcctgaacggcCCCGCTGGGCCCTCCTCGCCGGGCATCGTGGATGCCCTGTTGAAAGGTCcctctgggacggatgggtgggccatgTTCCCGCCTatgtgcccccttccgcccacgTTTTGGGACTCtttgtgttttcatttggaCATATTCGATCTGTCCCTTaggagggtgggggtgggggtaatGTCATGGTCTGTGTTATGGTTTTGTTTATgggtcatgttttccttgtgtgtctctttttttgtcagtgtctcATCAATTTTTATCATGTTCTCCTGTGCTTGTTAtcccgttcccttgtgttacccaatcagctccccaagccacttgtgtcttgcccaggtgtctctcgttgtcTTGTTACCATAtctatttagttccctgctttctttcagtcctTGTCGAGTCATTGGGTCCACAATCTCCCACAAACCGTGACAAGAACAAAATCTCTGGGATTTATTTATGACTAATGTTCCCGATTTCCTCCCAGACCATCATGAGCATCACGGTGTCCAACGTGACCTTGGTGGACAACGGCATGGGCATCATGCCCATGATCTACGGACCACCCTCTCTGTCCCACCAATATGCTGACAAGAAGGTCCGCGTGGAGGTAAGACTTCAACAGCGGTTCTCTTTTTATACGCTTGCCACACCTTTTCATACCctctgcttttttccccccagaatgCCGTGGTGGTTGGCGGAAGCCCCCACTTCAACTGCTCTGGCACGCTCGACACGAACGACTTCAACACAATCAGTAGCAACCTCCATCGAGCACCCAGGCCTGACAATGGTAAAAAATTATATACTGTGTATTATATTAATGTATAAATGACACAAACTAAATTGGCATATTTGACGCAATTTAAAAACTACATTTACAATTTGAATTAAATATGTCAAACTACATTACAaaatttttatgtaaaatattaattttaaagggttatattgaaattgtaaattaaaattgaaaaatcaaTTCTTAAATTCAATTGAATAAGTACATTTCTTTACAATTAATCAAACTAAATGTTTAAATTAGCAAattacaaaagtaaaataaattaataaatgacataCAGGTACgtcaaaaaactcaaaatgcgTCAGTGATTTCGTTTGTGCTTGGTTCCAGGTGGCAAATCAGGAATCTGCTGGCCGTCTTTTGCGTCCGCACACAACAATGCTCCTGTGAAATCCTTTCACGGCAACATTAACTACAACGCTATAACGGGCCTGATGGAAGTGGCAGGTGAGTTGCAAAAATGACCTTGACCATACTTGCAAACTTTGGGTTGTGAAAAATAGGGAGATTTCTTTTTCATCGGCcaatcaccgatcttccaaaattaaggaaatcggggccaaTCAATCGGCCGGCTGATCCGTCGGTGCACCCCTACTCACAAGTTCCTCACCGCGGTCCCCCTCATCCAGATTCGACATTTGTGGGATTCGGCCATGCATGCTCGGGCCAGACCAACGTGATGTTCATGACCAACCCTTTCAACGAAGACCTGCAGCACCCCGTGCATGTTTTCAACCTGACCATCGTCAACAGCACCAAGGACGGGCGAGTCTTCATACATAGGCCCGATgtcaggtaaaaaataaataaaataaaaaattataccaCGTTTACGTCAACATGGCGGAAAGGAATTtctcaaggctttttttccccatttttaatGTTATATGTGCGTGCACGTGTATGTCAGCAAAGTGAACCCGGCTGACTGCGTGGACATGGATTGTGACGGCAAGAAGAAGACTTTGCTGCGCGACTGGGACGGTTCGTTGCTGTCGGTGGCAGGCAGCGTGGTGCCGCAGTCTGAGTTCGAGTGGAACGGAGACCCCAGGAGGGGGCTGGGCGACTACCGCATCCCCAAGGTCATGCTGATCCACCCCAACGGCACCCGCATCCCCGTGGAACAGATCGCCCCGAATAAAGGTAAACCAGCGGGCAACCTCATTGCCAAACGCGAAGTAATTGTCATTTCATTTGCAATGTGTAAATTCAAGTGAATTTGTAAATCATAGGTTTTTAAACTAAATAAGAAAATGATCATACATTTGTCAATGAGCAGACTTCCAGACTTACTTTTTCGGCGTCTTCTTCGTCATCAGGCGTGATCCGATCCAACTGCACGTACGTGAGCGCCTGGCAGGCGTATGAATGTTATGCGCTCAACTACAGGATGCTTGTCATCGAAAGTCTGGACAGCGACACGGAGACCCGACGTCTCAGCCCTGTGGCGGTGCTGAGCGAAGGCTACGTTGACCTCATCAATGGTACAAGCCATTCCACGATGTTCACGTGAATCCTGTTGGATATAAAAATTACATGGTGTTGTGACGGAATAGAAAGACCAAAATACGAGCTCAACATGACAAAGACAGTACAACTCAATTTAAAAGGGGGACTGGTTTGGACTTCCATTGACAGATCTAAACATTACTTCTCCTGAGTAATGAATCAGTACAACAACCTACATTTACTGTAATCACCAGTCTCAAAATGTATCTGTACTGCAATTAATCACGTTGACAATAAGCTCATGCGTCAATATCACTAGCCGGGCTTACATGGAGCTCGGGCTGGatgataaatcgaattaattaaaGTCTTAAGCACAAGTATTTGGACGTCACGCAACCCACACGTAGCaaaccggaaccggaatcaaagctcatgtgcaaaaatagtcccgtctcttccgtggcatataccccataagcACACAATTCTCGAGTATGCTATTCTAAATTATACTTAAAACACAGAAAAGAACACATTAATAtaacaaattgtgtttaaaacaatTAATTACTTGGTAGAAGCTAATCACTTTAGCACTGGACACATGCTTCCACGGCGGCGTAAAAATTCGGACTTGGTCTGTGGACGTCGCAAAATGGCAACCCATGAAATGTTTGTATATAGCCCTACGGAAGATTCGAGGGACCAAATAAGTACAACACACAATTATCGAGTACGCTACTTAAAACACCGAAAAGAACACATTAATATTCACAAGTTGTGTTTAAAACAATTAATTACTTTGGACGAAGCTAACTTCAAAGAGTGGCGCGCGgagagctgtcaatcaaatcagcgCCAAAGCTGAACGAGTCACCGAAATGGCAAATACACAGTACAAATAGTAAAATataaaacgacaaaaaaaaaaaaaaacagaataaaaaaacaaacaaacaatatttaGTCTTCTCACTCTGGTTCTGAGACGGACAAAATCACTTTAGCGGCGGCGTAAAAATTCGGACTTGGGCTGTGGACGTCGCAAAATGGCAACCCAtgaaatgtttgaaatgtttgtatATAGCCCTACGGAAGATTCGAGGGACCAAATAAAGTACAACACACAATTATCGAGTACGCTACTTAAAACACCGAAAAGAACACATTAACATTCACAAGTTGTGTTTAAAACAATTAATTACTTTGGACGAAGCGAACTTCAAAGAGTGGCGCGCtgggagctgtcaatcaaatcagtgCCAAAGCTGAACGAGTCACCGAAATGGAAAATACACAGTACAAATAGTAAAATataaaacgacaaaaaaaaaaaaaaaagaataaaacaaaaaaaaaaaacaatatttagtcTACTCACTCTGGTTCTGAGACGGACAAAATCACTTTAGCGGCGGCGTAAAAATTCGGACTTGGGCTGTGGACGTCGCAAAATGGCAACCCAtgaaatgtttgaaatgtttgtatATAGCCCTACGGAAGATTCGAGGGACCAAATAAAGTACAACACACAATTATCGAGTACGCTACTTAAAACACCGAAAAGAACACATTAATATTCACAAGTTGTGTTTAAAACAATTAATTACTTTGGACGAAGCGAACTTCAAAGAGTGGCGCGCtgggagctgtcaatcaaatcagtgCCAAAGCTGAACGAGTCACCGAAATGGAAAATACACAGTACAAATAGTAAAATataaaacgacaaaaaaaaaaaaaaaagaataaaacaaaaaaaaaaaacaatatttagtcTACTCACTCTGGTTCTGAGACGGACAAAATCACTTTAGCGGCGGCGTAAAAATTCGGACTTGGGCTGTGGACGTCGCAAAATGGCAACCCAtgaaatgtttgaaatgtttgtatATAGCCCTACGGAAGATTCGAGGGACCAAATAAAGTACAACACACAATTATCGAGTACGCTACTTAAAACACCGAAAAGAACACATTAACATTCACAAGTTGTGTTTAAAACAATTAATTACTTTGGACGAAGCGAACTTCAAAGAGTGGCGCGCtgggagctgtcaatcaaatcagtgCCAAAGCTGAACGAGTCACCGAAATGGAAAATACACAGTACAAATAGTAAAATataaaacgacaaaaaaaaaaaaaaagaataaaacaaaaaaaaaaacaatatttagtcTACTCACTCTGGTTCTGAGACGGACAAAATCACTTTAGCGGCGGCGTAAAAATTCGGACTTGGGCTGTGGACGTCGCAAAATGGCAACCCAtgaaatgtttgaaatgtttgtatATAGCCCTACGGAAGATTCGAGGGACCAAATAAAGTACAACACACAATTATCGAGTACGCTACTTAAAACACCGAAAAGAACACATTAATATTCACAAGTTGTGTTTAAAACAATTAATTACTTTGGACGAAGCGAACTTCAAAGAGTGGCGCGCTGggtgctgtcaatcaaatcagcgCCAAAGCTGAACGAGTCACCGAAATGGAAAATACACAGTACAAATAGTAAAATataaaacgacaaaaaaaaaaaaaaagaataaaacaaaaaaaaaacaatatttagtcTACTCACTCTGGTTCTGAGACGGACAAAATCACTTTAGCGGCGGCGTAAAAATTCGGACTTGGGCTGTGGACGTCGCAAAATGGCAACCCAtgaaatgtttgaaatgtttgtatATAGCCCTACGGAAGATTCGAGGGACCAAATAAAGTACAACACACAATTATCGAGTACGCTACTTAAAACACCGAAAAGAACACATTAATATTCACAAGTTGTGTTTAAAACAATTAATTACTTTGGACGAAGCGAACTTCAAAGAGTGGCGCGCtgggagctgtcaatcaaatcagtgCCAAAGCTGAACGAGTCACCGAAATGGAAAATACACAGTACAAATAGTAAAATataaaacgacaaaaaaaaaaaaaaagaataaaacaaaaaaaaaaaacaatatttagtcTACTCACTCTGGTTCTGAGACGGACAAAATCACTTTAGCGGCGGCGTAAAAATTCGGACTTGGGCTGTGGACGTCGCAAAATGGCAACCCATGAAATGTTTGTATATAGCCCTACGGAAGATTCGAGGGACCAAATAAAGTACAACACACAATTATCGAGTACGCTACTTAAAACACCGAAAAGAACACATTAACATTCACAAGTTGTGTTTAAAACAATTAATTACTTTGGACGAAGCGAACTTCAAAGAGTGGCGCGCtgggagctgtcaatcaaatcagtgCCAAAGCTGAACGAGTCACCGAAATGGAAAATACACAGTACAAATAGTAAAATataaaacgacaaaaaaaaaaaaaaagaataaaacaaaaaaaaaaaacaatatttagtcTACTCACTCTGGTTCTGAGACGGACAAAATCACTTTAGCGGCGGCGTAAAAATTCGGACTTGGGCTGTGGACGTCGCAAAATGGCAACCCAtgaaatgtttgaaatgtttgtatATAGCCCTACGGAAGATTCGAGGGACCAAATAAAGTACAACACACAATTATCGAGTACGCTACTTAAAACACCGAAAAGAACACATTAATATTCACAAGTTGTGTTTAAAACAATTAATTACTTTGGACGAAGCGAACTTCAAAGAGTGGCGCGCTGggtgctgtcaatcaaatcagcgCCAAAGCTGAACGAGTCACCGAAATGGAAAATACACAGTACAAATAGTAAAATataaaacgacaacaacaaaaaaaacagaataaaacaaacaacaaaaacaatatttagtCTTCTCACTCTGGTTCTGAGACGGACAAAATCACTTTAGTGGCGGCGTAAAAATTCGGACTTGGGCTGTGGACGTCGCAAAATGGCAACCCAtgaaatgtttgaaatgtttgtatATAGCCCTACGGAAGATTCGAGGGACCAAATAAAGTACAACATACAATTATCGAGTACGCTATTCATTCTACATTATACTTAAAACACCGAAAAGAACACATTAATATTCACAAGTTGTGTTTAAAAACATGCTAAGCGCGGCTAACTTCAAAGAGTTAGCtaagagctgtcaatcaaatctgtGCCAGGGCAGCGCGACAAATAAGTACAATATAaagcgacaaaaaaacaaaaaaaaacaatatttagttTACTCACTGTGGTTCGGAGACGGACACAATCACTTTAGCGGTGGACACATGCTTCCACCGCGGCGTAAAAATCCAGACTTCGAGCGCCAAGCTCAATCGCTGTTGAACCAATGGGCCAGcacccagaatgcattgcgcaGTGCGCGCCTCACTCAGTACTGTACACCCATAGTTAACTTTAATACTTAAAAGATGTTTATCAGGACGTAAAAAATAACAGTTACATCTTCAGGACGTGGCGCTTGGAATTAAGGTAGCCTCGAGTCTAGTTAAAAGAAAGTAAAGTTCGCCCACTTACTTTTACTTTGCTTCAGTTGCAtcgttatttagttagttacttTGATATATTTAGGCTTACCTTTATTTGCTATTGTTATAGTTACTTGTGTACAGTTACTTGCTTACAGTTACCGTTAGTTAGGTAAGTTACTCAGTTACTTACAGCTTGTTACAAATTGGGATGTGTCTGTGTTCACAATGAACCAACATTCAAACGATTGTTAAATGGGAATTGGCACACACCTCCTAAAGAGCTAATCTCGATGTTCACTTCACTGCTGCACTCGATTCACATGAATCCTTGCAGATGTTCCCCCGTTGTAAAAgtagcgtgtgcatgtgtgtgtgtccaggCCCCCAGGATCACGGCTGGTGTTCAGGTTACACATGTCAGAAGCGAGTGTCCCTCTTCCACAGCATCGTCGCCACGGGACACGCCGCGGACGTCTTCTTCACAAGCAGCAGTCCTAAGAAGCTGCGCCTCATGATGCTCAACGCCGACGAGGATGAGGTCAGAGTACATCATgttctggtttttttttgtgtgtgtgtgcgtttggtgTAAAAAGTTAGGTTGTTGATGGCTTTGTTTGTTGCTTGGTCCCCCGCAGCACGTGCTGGTGTCCGTCTTCTACTCCAGGCCGCAGCGGATGGACGTTTATGTCGGCAACCAGCTGGTGGCGCCCACCAACGCCGAGTGGAACGACGACAACACCGACTACATTCTCAAGGAGCCCACCTTCGACGGTACTGCGATATTGTATGGTGTTTCCTGTTCTGCGTTAGCATGAAGCTCCTCCTTTTAATCCCCTGAAAGAGTTTGTCAAAGTGTTCCACGTTTTGCCCGCAGACCAATACGTCCCGGAGCTCAACGTCTCCACGCCGCACGGCTCCAACTTCTTTGATCGGGA
This portion of the Festucalex cinctus isolate MCC-2025b chromosome 19, RoL_Fcin_1.0, whole genome shotgun sequence genome encodes:
- the pkhd1l1.2 gene encoding PKHD1 like 1, tandem duplicate 2 isoform X1, with product MFPISSQTIMSITVSNVTLVDNGMGIMPMIYGPPSLSHQYADKKVRVENAVVVGGSPHFNCSGTLDTNDFNTISSNLHRAPRPDNGGKSGICWPSFASAHNNAPVKSFHGNINYNAITGLMEVADSTFVGFGHACSGQTNVMFMTNPFNEDLQHPVHVFNLTIVNSTKDGRVFIHRPDVSKVNPADCVDMDCDGKKKTLLRDWDGSLLSVAGSVVPQSEFEWNGDPRRGLGDYRIPKVMLIHPNGTRIPVEQIAPNKGVIRSNCTYVSAWQAYECYALNYRMLVIESLDSDTETRRLSPVAVLSEGYVDLINGPQDHGWCSGYTCQKRVSLFHSIVATGHAADVFFTSSSPKKLRLMMLNADEDEHVLVSVFYSRPQRMDVYVGNQLVAPTNAEWNDDNTDYILKEPTFDDQYVPELNVSTPHGSNFFDRDFKMLKVLLRGSRPVEIRMSPLLFVSFDLPAMTEEQFFGDRLVRNLAALFGVPSNNIRITKIIREDSRRRKRSTGLTVELEIKKPPVQQVSNTTDDEEDFKQLRNIADRLGQAAVSGNLSQSIGFNVSSVGMVAPPPPTSDPRWSEEASKEPTREEAEVSHVSSVEKLLVVQEPVAGTYVGPLTQQPSLMAVDQQGDCVSVGVTTMTVTASLKDSTNASVDGLEGNATILFSGCWANFSDLSVVNGGDNLTMVFRLKDLVSAHSQEFSVREIPVPAPTPFANVTWTDAPDNSVFGAGNAVAPGSLCLVSVVYAFACCTDDLPLC